In one window of Falco cherrug isolate bFalChe1 chromosome 10, bFalChe1.pri, whole genome shotgun sequence DNA:
- the YTHDF1 gene encoding YTH domain-containing family protein 1 isoform X1 — translation MSATSVDPQRPKGQDNKVQNGSLHQKDTVHDNDFEPYLSGQSNQNSSYPSMTDPYLSSYYPPSIGFPYSLSEAPWSTGGDPPIPYLTTYGQLSNGDHHFMHDAVFGQPGGLGNNIYQHRFNFFPENPAFSAWGTSGSQGQQTQSSAYGSSYSYPPSSLGGTIVDGQTGFHNDTLNKAPGMNSIEQGMVGLKIGGDVTTSAVKTVGSVVNSAGMTGALSGNGGSNVNLPVSKPTSWAAIASKPAKPQPKMKTKTGPVIGGALPPPPIKHNMDIGTWDNKGPVAKVPAPQQIPSPQSVPQPQQPIVQPVPTQPPPLTQPQYQTPQQPPQNRWVAPRNRNAAFGQSGGTGNDNSSAGSTQPNPVPSGESHPVLEKLKAAHSYNPKDFEWNLKNGRVFIIKSYSEDDIHRSIKYSIWCSTEHGNKRLDSAFRSMNSKGPVYLLFSVNGSGHFCGVAEMKSPVDYGTSAGVWSQDKWKGKFDVKWIFVKDVPNNQLRHIRLENNDNKPVTNSRDTQEVPLEKAKQVLKIIATYKHTTSIFDDFSHYEKRQEEEEVVRKVNLLKNLFYTQIWGK, via the exons ATGTCTGCCACAAGCGTTGACCCTCAG AGACCGAAAGGACAGGATAATAAAG taCAAAATGGTTCGTTACATCAGAAGGATACAGTTCATGACAACGATTTTGAACCTTACCTTTCTGGGCAGTCAAATCAG aacAGTAGCTATCCATCAATGACTGATCCTTATCTGTCCAGTTATTATCCACCATCGATTGGGTTCCCCTATTCTCTCAGTGAAGCACCATGGTCTACAGGAGGAGATCCTCCTATCCCATATCTCACTACCTATGGACAGCTCAGTAATGGAGATCACCACTTTATGCACGATGCTGTTTTTGGACAGCCTGGGGGTCTGGGAAATAATATCTATCAACACCGGTTTAactttttccctgaaaatccTGCCTTCTCAGCTTGGGGAACAAGTGGATCCCAAGGACAGCAGACTCAAAGTTCAGCATATGGGAGCAGTTACAGCTACCCACCTAGTTCACTGGGTGGGACCATTGTGGATGGACAAACAGGATTTCATAATGATACATTAAATAAAGCTCCTGGAATGAACAGTATTGAACAGGGAATGGTTGGACTTAAGATTGGTGGAGACGTTACAACTTCTGCGGTGAAAACAGTAGGTTCTGTTGTCAACAGTGCTGGGATGACAGGTGCCCTCTCTGGTAACGGTGGATCTAATGTAAATTTGCCAGTATCTAAACCAACCTCTTGGGCTGCTATTGCTAGCAAGCCTGCAAAACCACAgcctaaaatgaaaacaaaaactggACCTGTAATTGGAGGAGCGTTGCCGCCTCCACCTATAAAGCATAATATGGACATAGGTACTTGGGACAATAAGGGTCCTGTGGCAAAAGTTCCTGCCCCCCAACAGATACCTTCTCCTCAGTCTGTTCCACAGCCGCAGCAACCAATTGTTCAGCCTGTTCCAACTCAGCCTCCTCCATTGACTCAGCCACAGTATCAGACCCCTCAACAGCCACCCCAAAATCGCTGGGTAGCTCCTCGcaacagaaatgcagcttttggCCAAAGCGGAGGAACTGGTAACGACAACAGCTCAGCTGGCAGTACCCAGCCTAACCCTGTTCCAAGTGGCGAGTCCCATCCTGTTCttgaaaaactgaaagctgCTCACAGTTATAACCCTAAAGATTTTGAATGGAACCTTAAAAATGGACGTGTGTTCATAATAAAGAGCTATTCTGAGGATGACATTCATCGTTCCATTAAGTATTCTATTTGGTGTAGTACGGAACATGGCAACAAACGCTTGGACAGTGCTTTTCGGTCCATGAATAGCAAGGGTCCAGTCTACTTGCTGTTCAGTGTCAATGGCAGTGGACACTTCTGTGGAGTAGCAGAGATGAAATCACCTGTGGACTATGGCACCAGTGCAGGTGTCTGGTCTCAGGACAAGTGGAAGGGGAAATTTGATGTCAAGTGGATCTTTGTGAAGGATGTGCCCAACAACCAGCTCCGACACATCAGGCTGGAGAACAATGACAACAAACCAGTTACAAACTCCCGTGATACACAGGAGGTGcccttagaaaaagcaaaacaagtgcTTAAAATTATTGCTACTTACAAGCACACGACCTCCATCTTTGATGACTTTTCTCATTATGAAAAGCGccaagaagaggaggaggtggtgcgGAAGGTAAACttattaaaaaatttattttatacacAGATATGgggaaaatga
- the YTHDF1 gene encoding YTH domain-containing family protein 1 isoform X2 — protein sequence MSATSVDPQRPKGQDNKVQNGSLHQKDTVHDNDFEPYLSGQSNQNSSYPSMTDPYLSSYYPPSIGFPYSLSEAPWSTGGDPPIPYLTTYGQLSNGDHHFMHDAVFGQPGGLGNNIYQHRFNFFPENPAFSAWGTSGSQGQQTQSSAYGSSYSYPPSSLGGTIVDGQTGFHNDTLNKAPGMNSIEQGMVGLKIGGDVTTSAVKTVGSVVNSAGMTGALSGNGGSNVNLPVSKPTSWAAIASKPAKPQPKMKTKTGPVIGGALPPPPIKHNMDIGTWDNKGPVAKVPAPQQIPSPQSVPQPQQPIVQPVPTQPPPLTQPQYQTPQQPPQNRWVAPRNRNAAFGQSGGTGNDNSSAGSTQPNPVPSGESHPVLEKLKAAHSYNPKDFEWNLKNGRVFIIKSYSEDDIHRSIKYSIWCSTEHGNKRLDSAFRSMNSKGPVYLLFSVNGSGHFCGVAEMKSPVDYGTSAGVWSQDKWKGKFDVKWIFVKDVPNNQLRHIRLENNDNKPVTNSRDTQEVPLEKAKQVLKIIATYKHTTSIFDDFSHYEKRQEEEEVVRKERQNRNKQ from the exons ATGTCTGCCACAAGCGTTGACCCTCAG AGACCGAAAGGACAGGATAATAAAG taCAAAATGGTTCGTTACATCAGAAGGATACAGTTCATGACAACGATTTTGAACCTTACCTTTCTGGGCAGTCAAATCAG aacAGTAGCTATCCATCAATGACTGATCCTTATCTGTCCAGTTATTATCCACCATCGATTGGGTTCCCCTATTCTCTCAGTGAAGCACCATGGTCTACAGGAGGAGATCCTCCTATCCCATATCTCACTACCTATGGACAGCTCAGTAATGGAGATCACCACTTTATGCACGATGCTGTTTTTGGACAGCCTGGGGGTCTGGGAAATAATATCTATCAACACCGGTTTAactttttccctgaaaatccTGCCTTCTCAGCTTGGGGAACAAGTGGATCCCAAGGACAGCAGACTCAAAGTTCAGCATATGGGAGCAGTTACAGCTACCCACCTAGTTCACTGGGTGGGACCATTGTGGATGGACAAACAGGATTTCATAATGATACATTAAATAAAGCTCCTGGAATGAACAGTATTGAACAGGGAATGGTTGGACTTAAGATTGGTGGAGACGTTACAACTTCTGCGGTGAAAACAGTAGGTTCTGTTGTCAACAGTGCTGGGATGACAGGTGCCCTCTCTGGTAACGGTGGATCTAATGTAAATTTGCCAGTATCTAAACCAACCTCTTGGGCTGCTATTGCTAGCAAGCCTGCAAAACCACAgcctaaaatgaaaacaaaaactggACCTGTAATTGGAGGAGCGTTGCCGCCTCCACCTATAAAGCATAATATGGACATAGGTACTTGGGACAATAAGGGTCCTGTGGCAAAAGTTCCTGCCCCCCAACAGATACCTTCTCCTCAGTCTGTTCCACAGCCGCAGCAACCAATTGTTCAGCCTGTTCCAACTCAGCCTCCTCCATTGACTCAGCCACAGTATCAGACCCCTCAACAGCCACCCCAAAATCGCTGGGTAGCTCCTCGcaacagaaatgcagcttttggCCAAAGCGGAGGAACTGGTAACGACAACAGCTCAGCTGGCAGTACCCAGCCTAACCCTGTTCCAAGTGGCGAGTCCCATCCTGTTCttgaaaaactgaaagctgCTCACAGTTATAACCCTAAAGATTTTGAATGGAACCTTAAAAATGGACGTGTGTTCATAATAAAGAGCTATTCTGAGGATGACATTCATCGTTCCATTAAGTATTCTATTTGGTGTAGTACGGAACATGGCAACAAACGCTTGGACAGTGCTTTTCGGTCCATGAATAGCAAGGGTCCAGTCTACTTGCTGTTCAGTGTCAATGGCAGTGGACACTTCTGTGGAGTAGCAGAGATGAAATCACCTGTGGACTATGGCACCAGTGCAGGTGTCTGGTCTCAGGACAAGTGGAAGGGGAAATTTGATGTCAAGTGGATCTTTGTGAAGGATGTGCCCAACAACCAGCTCCGACACATCAGGCTGGAGAACAATGACAACAAACCAGTTACAAACTCCCGTGATACACAGGAGGTGcccttagaaaaagcaaaacaagtgcTTAAAATTATTGCTACTTACAAGCACACGACCTCCATCTTTGATGACTTTTCTCATTATGAAAAGCGccaagaagaggaggaggtggtgcgGAAG
- the YTHDF1 gene encoding YTH domain-containing family protein 1 isoform X3, which produces MTDPYLSSYYPPSIGFPYSLSEAPWSTGGDPPIPYLTTYGQLSNGDHHFMHDAVFGQPGGLGNNIYQHRFNFFPENPAFSAWGTSGSQGQQTQSSAYGSSYSYPPSSLGGTIVDGQTGFHNDTLNKAPGMNSIEQGMVGLKIGGDVTTSAVKTVGSVVNSAGMTGALSGNGGSNVNLPVSKPTSWAAIASKPAKPQPKMKTKTGPVIGGALPPPPIKHNMDIGTWDNKGPVAKVPAPQQIPSPQSVPQPQQPIVQPVPTQPPPLTQPQYQTPQQPPQNRWVAPRNRNAAFGQSGGTGNDNSSAGSTQPNPVPSGESHPVLEKLKAAHSYNPKDFEWNLKNGRVFIIKSYSEDDIHRSIKYSIWCSTEHGNKRLDSAFRSMNSKGPVYLLFSVNGSGHFCGVAEMKSPVDYGTSAGVWSQDKWKGKFDVKWIFVKDVPNNQLRHIRLENNDNKPVTNSRDTQEVPLEKAKQVLKIIATYKHTTSIFDDFSHYEKRQEEEEVVRKERQNRNKQ; this is translated from the coding sequence ATGACTGATCCTTATCTGTCCAGTTATTATCCACCATCGATTGGGTTCCCCTATTCTCTCAGTGAAGCACCATGGTCTACAGGAGGAGATCCTCCTATCCCATATCTCACTACCTATGGACAGCTCAGTAATGGAGATCACCACTTTATGCACGATGCTGTTTTTGGACAGCCTGGGGGTCTGGGAAATAATATCTATCAACACCGGTTTAactttttccctgaaaatccTGCCTTCTCAGCTTGGGGAACAAGTGGATCCCAAGGACAGCAGACTCAAAGTTCAGCATATGGGAGCAGTTACAGCTACCCACCTAGTTCACTGGGTGGGACCATTGTGGATGGACAAACAGGATTTCATAATGATACATTAAATAAAGCTCCTGGAATGAACAGTATTGAACAGGGAATGGTTGGACTTAAGATTGGTGGAGACGTTACAACTTCTGCGGTGAAAACAGTAGGTTCTGTTGTCAACAGTGCTGGGATGACAGGTGCCCTCTCTGGTAACGGTGGATCTAATGTAAATTTGCCAGTATCTAAACCAACCTCTTGGGCTGCTATTGCTAGCAAGCCTGCAAAACCACAgcctaaaatgaaaacaaaaactggACCTGTAATTGGAGGAGCGTTGCCGCCTCCACCTATAAAGCATAATATGGACATAGGTACTTGGGACAATAAGGGTCCTGTGGCAAAAGTTCCTGCCCCCCAACAGATACCTTCTCCTCAGTCTGTTCCACAGCCGCAGCAACCAATTGTTCAGCCTGTTCCAACTCAGCCTCCTCCATTGACTCAGCCACAGTATCAGACCCCTCAACAGCCACCCCAAAATCGCTGGGTAGCTCCTCGcaacagaaatgcagcttttggCCAAAGCGGAGGAACTGGTAACGACAACAGCTCAGCTGGCAGTACCCAGCCTAACCCTGTTCCAAGTGGCGAGTCCCATCCTGTTCttgaaaaactgaaagctgCTCACAGTTATAACCCTAAAGATTTTGAATGGAACCTTAAAAATGGACGTGTGTTCATAATAAAGAGCTATTCTGAGGATGACATTCATCGTTCCATTAAGTATTCTATTTGGTGTAGTACGGAACATGGCAACAAACGCTTGGACAGTGCTTTTCGGTCCATGAATAGCAAGGGTCCAGTCTACTTGCTGTTCAGTGTCAATGGCAGTGGACACTTCTGTGGAGTAGCAGAGATGAAATCACCTGTGGACTATGGCACCAGTGCAGGTGTCTGGTCTCAGGACAAGTGGAAGGGGAAATTTGATGTCAAGTGGATCTTTGTGAAGGATGTGCCCAACAACCAGCTCCGACACATCAGGCTGGAGAACAATGACAACAAACCAGTTACAAACTCCCGTGATACACAGGAGGTGcccttagaaaaagcaaaacaagtgcTTAAAATTATTGCTACTTACAAGCACACGACCTCCATCTTTGATGACTTTTCTCATTATGAAAAGCGccaagaagaggaggaggtggtgcgGAAG